Proteins found in one Salvelinus alpinus chromosome 11, SLU_Salpinus.1, whole genome shotgun sequence genomic segment:
- the LOC139534226 gene encoding actin nucleation-promoting factor WASL-like isoform X2 — MMFCTTFLSSPSEDLSEGGGGGAMLPGGCLSTLHCLILPQEELYAPPSNLATRLSLRHGDHACGVAGKMLLDVNVAAAGECKGDRGWRKGDGTPCDCSPSVSPSVRKSPRGDSSHRGPALPMATVDIKNPEISSVSRFHGHNSQLNMVSSSVNNNKKEKKVKGKKGKKLTKADIGTPSNFQHVGHVGWDPNTGFDVNNLDPELKNLFDMCGISEAQLKDKETSKVIYDFIEKKGGVEAIKIELRRQAPPPPPSRGGPPPPPPHQTSGPPPPPPPVRGRGAPPPPPPSRAPTSAPPPPPPSRTGMGAPPPPPTRGLLPPPPLAPHAPPPPPPPSFTPAGIGSGAPPPPPPPPGPPPPPMLPEADGGGGGACKPSALLSQIREGAPLKKVEPVSTSTVRGGLLEQIRQGKQLKAVTDEPGSGGPATPSAGIVGALMEVMQKRSKAIHSSDDDDDDDEEEDFEDDDEWDD; from the exons ATGATGTTCTGTACCaccttcctgtcctctccctctGAGGACCTAtctgaggggggaggaggaggggcgaTGCTTCCGGGAGGGTGTCTCTCCACCCTCCACTGCCTGATCCTTCCCCAGGAGGAACTATATGCGCCCCCCTCGAACCTCGCTACCCGCCTCTCGCTACGCCACGGGGACCACGCTTGCGGCGTGGCGGGTAAGATGCTGCTGGACGTCAACGTGGCGGCGGCCGGAGAGTGTAAGGGGGACAGAGGGTGGAGGAAGGGGGACGGAACTCCCTGTGACTGTAGTCCCTCAGTCTCGCCCTCGGTCCGGAAGAGCCCCCGTGGGGACTCCAGCCACAGAG GCCCTGCCCTGCCCATGGCCACGGTGGACATCAAGAATCCAGAGATCAGCAGCGTGTCACGGTTCCACGGCCACAACTCTCAGCTCAACATGGTGAGCAGCAGcgtcaacaacaacaagaaggagaagaaggtgaAGGGAAAGAAGGGCAAGAAGCTGACCAAGGCAGACATCGGCACGCCCAGCAACTTCCA GCACGTTGGCCATGTCGGCTGGGACCCCAACACAGGCTTCGAT gtGAACAACCTAGACCCGGAGCTAAAGAACCTGTTTGACATGTGTGGCATCTCTGAGGCCCAGCTGAAGGACAAGGAGACCTCCAAGGTCATCTATGACTTCATCGAGAAgaagggaggagtggaggcaaTCAAGATAGAGCTCCGcagacaag cccctccaccccccccttcCAGAGGTggacccccaccccctcccccacacCAGACCTCTGGCCCCCCACCCCCGCCCCCACCGGTCAGGGGCAGGGGcgcacctccccctcctcccccctccagagCGCCCACCTcagcaccaccacctcctcccccctccagaacAGGCATGGGagctccacccccacccccaactAGAGGCCTtctgccccctcctcccctggCTCCCCATGccccacctcctcccccacctccctccttcacccCAGCAGGTATTGGTTCCGgagcaccccctcctcctcccccgccTCCCGGCCCTCCTCCCCCGCCCATGCTTCCGGAAGCTgatggagggggtggaggtgCTTGTAAGCCCTCAGCCCTGTTGAGCCAGATCAGGGAGGGGGCTCCGCTGAAGAAGGTGGAGCCCGTTTCTACCAGCACTGTCCGAGGCGGACTCCTCGAACAGATACGACAGGGCAAACAGCTAAAGGCT gtgactGACGAACCAGGGTCAGGAGGACCCGCCACACCTTCAGCCGGCATCGTAGGAGCTCTGATGGAGGTGATGCAGAAGAGGAGCAAAGCTATCCACtcctcag atgatgatgacgatgatgacgaGGAAGAGGACTTTGAGGATGATGATGAGTGGGATGACTAG
- the LOC139534225 gene encoding leiomodin-2-like, with translation MNSFGYRRELSKYEDVDEDELLASLSPEELAELEMELADIDPDANVPIGLRQRDQTEKTPTGTFSRDSLLKYWEKETKRILEDERGEASSPKQDDDDDAEKSEEECVTESNSEAEEKDDENKKENEDYEKEEEEEEEEEESEEEEAETEDEEDEEDDKEEPEEKRPKAATPKDSGPPSPLSVVISSPSLLRPPRVEPMRLTPPPPPLDPNADGNPIVVDEALERVLNNDPELKEINLNNIEDISQDTLIQFAEALRSNTHVRVFSLANTHADDPVALAIAKTLCENTSIISLNIESNYVTGKGVLAMVQALPSNSTLTELRFHNQRHMCGGQVEMEMVKVLRENHTLIKLGYQFHLPGPRMSMTGILTRNMDRQRQKRLQDQRQNQQAGPEGAVNPRTTALLKATPGSSPYGSPQVSPWQSPKLPKKQTPPAPPPPPPPPPPPPPLPCQPPAEKKKPTRKIAEVIRLHEEVVKKRGKGKGKKGKKGLKETNSILKELKNALRPVAENREQEYSRPPTPLRSSHDQLMDSIRNATVRSLRKVEVPQRKFVFVPDEETS, from the exons ATGAACAGTTTTGGTTACCGTCGGGAGTTGAGTAAGTATGAGGATGTGGATGAGGATGAACTACTGGCTTCTCTCAGCCCAGAGGAGCTAGCAGAGCTGGAGATGGAGCTGGCAGACATAGACCCTGATGCCAACGTGCCCATCGGcctgagacagagagaccagacgGAGAAGACCCCCACTGGCACCTTCAGTAGAGACTCTCTGTTGAAGTACTGGGAGAAGGAGACCAAGAGGATActggaggatgagagaggggaaGCCAGCAGCCCCAAACAG gatgacgatgatgatgccGAAAAGAGTGAGGAAGAATGCGTGACAGAAAGCAACAGCGAAGCAGAGGAGAAGGATGACGAGAACAAGAAAGAAAATGAAGATTATgaaaaggaagaggaggaagaagaagaggaggaggagagtgaggaagaggaagctgaaacagaggatgaggaggatgaagaggatgaTAAAGAGGAGCCAGAAGAGAAGAGGCCTAAAGCAGCGACCCCAAAGGATTCTGGTCCTCCATCACCGCTGTCAGTCGTCATCTCCTCCCCTAGCCTCCTGAGACCCCCAAGGGTGGAGCCTATGAGACTAACCCCGCCCCCACCTCCACTTGACCCCAACGCCGACGGTAACCCAATAGTTGTAGACGAGGCCCTGGAAAGAGTCCTTAATAACGACCCTGAGCTCAAAGAGATCAACCTCAACAACATCGAGGACATCTCACAGGACACTCTAATCCAGTTTGCTGAGGCACTGCGCTCCAACACACATGTGCGTGTCTTTAGCCTGGCCAACACGCATGCTGACGACCCCGTGGCGCTGGCCATTGCCAAGACGCTGTGCGAAAACACCTCCATCATCAGCCTGAACATCGAGTCCAACTATGTGACAGGGAAAGGGGTTCTGGCCATGGTCCAGGCTCTGCCTAGCAATAGCACCCTGACTGAGCTACGCTTCCATAACCAGAGACACATGTGTGGAGGACAG gtggagatggagatggtGAAGGTTCTAAGGGAGAACCACACCCTGATCAAGCTGGGTTACCAGTTCCACCTGCCAGGCCCCCGGATGAGCATGACAGGCATCCTGACCCGTAACATGGACCGTCAGAGACAGAAACGCCTGCAggaccagagacagaaccagcagGCGGGGCCAGAGGGGGCCGTTAACCCCCGTACGACCGCTCTGTTGAAGGCCACTCCGGGTTCTTCGCCCTATGGTTCCCCTCAGGTGTCTCCTTGGCAATCCCCCAAACTCCCCAAGAAACAGACCCCTCCTGCTCCCCcgccacctcctccacctcctcccccaccccctccacTGCCCTGCCAGCCCCCGGCAGAGAAGAAGAAGCCGACTAGGAAGATAGCGGAGGTGATCCGGCTCCACGAGGAGGTCGTTAAGAAGCGAGGGAAAGGGAAGGGGAAGAAGGGGAAGAAAGGATTGAAAGAGACCAACAGTATCTTGAAGGAGCTGAAGAACGCTCTGCGGCCAGtggcagagaacagagaacaggagTACAGCAGGCCACCCACTCCACTGCGCTCCTCACACGACCAGCTCATGGACTCCATCCGCAACGCTACTGTTCGCTCCCTCAGAAag GTGGAAGTTCCACAGAGGAAGTTTGTCTTTGTCCCTGATGAAGAGACTAGCTGA
- the LOC139534226 gene encoding actin nucleation-promoting factor WASL-like isoform X1 — MSGHLPQRRPANSASKLLTPQENDCLFNYLGRKCTSLCSAVVQVYSADRNSAWTKKCCGVACLVKDNPARSYFIRVFDMKEGRNMLEQELYNNFSITFPKSYFFTFAGDSCQMGLNFANEEEAKLFRGAVEDLLGRRQRKSGPALPMATVDIKNPEISSVSRFHGHNSQLNMVSSSVNNNKKEKKVKGKKGKKLTKADIGTPSNFQHVGHVGWDPNTGFDVNNLDPELKNLFDMCGISEAQLKDKETSKVIYDFIEKKGGVEAIKIELRRQAPPPPPSRGGPPPPPPHQTSGPPPPPPPVRGRGAPPPPPPSRAPTSAPPPPPPSRTGMGAPPPPPTRGLLPPPPLAPHAPPPPPPPSFTPAGIGSGAPPPPPPPPGPPPPPMLPEADGGGGGACKPSALLSQIREGAPLKKVEPVSTSTVRGGLLEQIRQGKQLKAVTDEPGSGGPATPSAGIVGALMEVMQKRSKAIHSSDDDDDDDEEEDFEDDDEWDD; from the exons TCGCTGTGTTCTGCGGTGGTGCAGGTATACTCAGCAGACAGGAACTCAGCCTGGACCAAGAAGTGCTGTGGTGTGGCCTGTCTGGTCAAAGACAACCCAGCACGATCCTACTTCATCAGGGTGTTCGACATGAAG GAGGGTAGAAACATGTTAGAGCAGGAGCTCTACAACAACTTCTCAATCACTTTTCCCAAATCTTACTTCTTCACATTCGCAGGAGAC tcgtgCCAGATGGGACTGAACTTCGCCAACGAGGAGGAGGCAAAGCTTTTCCGGGGCGCCGTCGAGGACCTGCTTGGGAGACGACAGAGAAAATCTG GCCCTGCCCTGCCCATGGCCACGGTGGACATCAAGAATCCAGAGATCAGCAGCGTGTCACGGTTCCACGGCCACAACTCTCAGCTCAACATGGTGAGCAGCAGcgtcaacaacaacaagaaggagaagaaggtgaAGGGAAAGAAGGGCAAGAAGCTGACCAAGGCAGACATCGGCACGCCCAGCAACTTCCA GCACGTTGGCCATGTCGGCTGGGACCCCAACACAGGCTTCGAT gtGAACAACCTAGACCCGGAGCTAAAGAACCTGTTTGACATGTGTGGCATCTCTGAGGCCCAGCTGAAGGACAAGGAGACCTCCAAGGTCATCTATGACTTCATCGAGAAgaagggaggagtggaggcaaTCAAGATAGAGCTCCGcagacaag cccctccaccccccccttcCAGAGGTggacccccaccccctcccccacacCAGACCTCTGGCCCCCCACCCCCGCCCCCACCGGTCAGGGGCAGGGGcgcacctccccctcctcccccctccagagCGCCCACCTcagcaccaccacctcctcccccctccagaacAGGCATGGGagctccacccccacccccaactAGAGGCCTtctgccccctcctcccctggCTCCCCATGccccacctcctcccccacctccctccttcacccCAGCAGGTATTGGTTCCGgagcaccccctcctcctcccccgccTCCCGGCCCTCCTCCCCCGCCCATGCTTCCGGAAGCTgatggagggggtggaggtgCTTGTAAGCCCTCAGCCCTGTTGAGCCAGATCAGGGAGGGGGCTCCGCTGAAGAAGGTGGAGCCCGTTTCTACCAGCACTGTCCGAGGCGGACTCCTCGAACAGATACGACAGGGCAAACAGCTAAAGGCT gtgactGACGAACCAGGGTCAGGAGGACCCGCCACACCTTCAGCCGGCATCGTAGGAGCTCTGATGGAGGTGATGCAGAAGAGGAGCAAAGCTATCCACtcctcag atgatgatgacgatgatgacgaGGAAGAGGACTTTGAGGATGATGATGAGTGGGATGACTAG